A single genomic interval of Natronoarchaeum philippinense harbors:
- a CDS encoding alpha-amylase family glycosyl hydrolase: protein MQRRTFLASLSAVAGAASVGVPASAEHDANKSDLDLVSGDGSHHPGPPRFTRVGEGFVNPNGQEGETRNDLAPWNPDAGHEYSWSIVEAPEGATATPTDAPVAEFEPETPGEYTLALDAPDGTHELTVRVFDSENTDAARPRIDLDADVEDDRVMLSATTEIVEEADQSPEDLGVEFYVDDRDSLSLGEGPAVPTDLDEPVRVHAVAVGDRFSVADAVDVVPGDDGVTIEYPYEPPEYAKNGVIYEIFTRRFPDEDDRSFDNIASHLDHVEELGADVLWMTPFVATDRGYGTPTDLGGPHGYHTTDYFEVDPDLGTMEDLEALVDAAHERDIRVVFDLVINHTADTHPFFEKASFNNREGHEKYKDWYRWDDFLSRDADTYFGWNSIPNLNHENPEVREFLLDVVDFWVEKVDGFRCDVAWGVPMSFWKEIYDRIKRHDADFYLLDESWPYDVDMGEGQFDVHYDDALMRALEAAPENAEGILDAVHERRYRGAHPDSVFMQWAENHDTDRYKKRTSRSASMAAGAATCTLPGVPTIYAGQETGLDGYRDWMNWGDFDEELFTHYKNLVDLRQNHAALQTDAELERIEYGANADDVVAYARHDPDSGERVVVALNFGTSARNVRLGDYVEETDLITGEDADIESGDGHADVTVDHAVVLSASEPTADSLDAPPEAEEGGNSIPGFGVAAGAAGAAGAAGAAARLADHDSEHDADESEE, encoded by the coding sequence GTGCAACGACGTACGTTTCTGGCGAGCCTCTCCGCCGTCGCCGGCGCCGCGAGCGTCGGCGTCCCCGCGAGTGCCGAACACGACGCCAACAAGTCCGACCTCGATCTGGTGAGCGGCGACGGTAGCCATCACCCCGGCCCGCCGCGATTTACCCGCGTCGGCGAGGGATTCGTCAACCCCAACGGACAGGAGGGCGAGACGCGCAACGACCTCGCGCCGTGGAACCCCGACGCCGGACACGAGTACTCGTGGTCGATCGTCGAGGCGCCCGAGGGGGCGACCGCGACGCCGACGGACGCACCGGTCGCCGAGTTCGAGCCCGAGACGCCCGGCGAGTACACGCTGGCGCTGGACGCGCCGGATGGCACCCACGAGCTGACCGTCCGGGTGTTCGACAGCGAGAACACCGACGCCGCCCGGCCCCGGATCGACCTCGACGCCGACGTGGAGGACGATCGGGTGATGCTCTCGGCGACGACCGAGATCGTCGAAGAGGCCGACCAGAGCCCCGAGGACCTCGGCGTGGAGTTCTACGTCGACGATCGGGACTCGCTCTCGCTGGGCGAGGGGCCCGCCGTTCCGACGGACCTCGACGAGCCGGTGCGGGTCCACGCCGTCGCGGTGGGCGACCGCTTCTCGGTCGCCGACGCGGTCGACGTGGTGCCCGGCGACGACGGCGTCACCATCGAGTACCCCTACGAGCCGCCCGAGTACGCGAAAAACGGCGTCATCTACGAGATCTTCACGCGGCGGTTCCCCGACGAGGACGACCGCTCGTTCGACAACATCGCCTCCCATCTCGATCACGTCGAAGAACTTGGCGCCGACGTGCTCTGGATGACGCCGTTCGTCGCAACCGATCGGGGCTACGGCACGCCCACGGATCTCGGCGGCCCCCACGGCTATCACACGACCGACTACTTCGAGGTCGACCCGGATCTAGGCACGATGGAGGATCTGGAAGCGCTGGTCGACGCCGCCCACGAGCGGGACATCCGGGTCGTGTTCGACTTGGTGATCAACCACACCGCCGACACCCACCCGTTCTTCGAGAAGGCGTCGTTCAACAACAGGGAGGGCCACGAGAAGTACAAGGACTGGTATCGCTGGGACGACTTCCTCTCGCGGGACGCCGACACGTACTTCGGCTGGAATTCGATCCCGAACCTGAACCACGAGAACCCCGAGGTCCGGGAGTTCCTGCTCGACGTGGTCGACTTCTGGGTCGAGAAGGTCGACGGGTTCCGCTGTGACGTGGCCTGGGGCGTCCCGATGAGCTTCTGGAAGGAGATCTACGACCGCATCAAGCGCCACGACGCCGACTTCTACCTGCTCGACGAGAGCTGGCCCTACGACGTGGACATGGGCGAGGGGCAGTTCGACGTGCACTACGACGACGCGCTGATGAGGGCTCTCGAAGCCGCGCCCGAGAACGCCGAGGGCATCCTCGACGCCGTCCACGAGCGCCGGTATCGCGGCGCCCACCCCGACTCGGTGTTCATGCAGTGGGCCGAGAACCACGACACCGACCGCTACAAGAAGCGAACCAGCCGCTCGGCGTCGATGGCCGCGGGCGCGGCGACCTGCACGCTGCCGGGCGTGCCGACGATCTACGCCGGACAGGAGACCGGTCTCGACGGCTACCGCGACTGGATGAACTGGGGCGACTTCGACGAGGAACTGTTCACCCACTACAAGAACCTCGTCGACCTGCGCCAGAACCACGCCGCGCTCCAGACCGACGCCGAGCTAGAGCGCATCGAGTACGGCGCCAACGCCGACGACGTGGTGGCCTACGCCCGCCACGACCCCGACTCGGGCGAGCGCGTCGTCGTCGCGTTGAACTTCGGGACGAGCGCCCGGAACGTCCGCCTCGGCGACTACGTCGAGGAGACCGACCTGATCACCGGCGAGGACGCCGATATCGAGTCGGGCGACGGGCACGCCGACGTGACGGTCGATCACGCGGTCGTACTGTCTGCGAGCGAGCCGACAGCCGACAGCCTCGACGCGCCGCCGGAGGCCGAGGAGGGCGGGAACTCGATCCCCGGCTTCGGCGTCGCCGCGGGCGCGGCCGGCGCGGCGGGCGCAGCCGGTGCGGCGGCGCGGCTCGCCGACCACGACTCGGAGCACGACGCCGACGAGTCCGAGGAATAG